One region of Bacterioplanoides sp. SCSIO 12839 genomic DNA includes:
- a CDS encoding 50S ribosomal protein L25/general stress protein Ctc has translation MSEFNLNAVVREDSGKGASRRLRRENGVPAIVYGGKAGGNDRKPTAITLAANELNKALESEAFYSSIITLTIGDKAEQVILKDLQRHPAKQLIWHADFQRVSKSTKIKAHVPLHFLNEESCVGVKLGGGKISHQLTSLDIICAAGDLPEFIEIDLADAEAGTVIHLSDLKLPKGVESLALSHGPEHDTSVVTVAAPKGGAADEEEGEEAAE, from the coding sequence AGAATTTAATCTGAATGCAGTAGTTCGCGAAGATTCAGGGAAAGGTGCGAGCCGCCGCCTGCGTCGCGAAAACGGCGTACCTGCCATCGTATATGGCGGTAAAGCTGGCGGTAACGACCGTAAGCCAACCGCAATCACTCTGGCGGCTAATGAGCTGAACAAAGCACTGGAAAGCGAAGCTTTCTACAGCTCTATTATTACCCTGACTATCGGCGACAAAGCTGAGCAGGTAATCCTGAAAGATCTGCAACGTCACCCAGCTAAGCAGCTGATCTGGCACGCTGACTTCCAGCGCGTAAGCAAGAGCACCAAGATCAAAGCACACGTTCCACTGCACTTCCTGAACGAAGAGAGCTGTGTTGGTGTTAAACTGGGCGGTGGTAAAATTTCTCACCAGCTGACCAGCCTGGACATCATCTGTGCTGCAGGCGACCTGCCAGAGTTCATCGAAATCGATCTGGCTGATGCCGAAGCAGGCACCGTTATTCACCTGTCTGATCTGAAACTGCCTAAAGGCGTTGAGTCTCTGGCTCTGTCTCACGGCCCAGAGCATGACACTTCTGTTGTTACCGTTGCAGCTCCAAAAGGCGGTGCGGCTGACGAAGAAGAAGGCGAAGAAGCAGCTGAATAA
- the pth gene encoding aminoacyl-tRNA hydrolase, with translation MSDIQLIVGLGNPGSEYENTRHNAGAWLVERLAETYRIPLSADKKFFGKSGKGTIDGKTVWLLLPTTFMNASGKSVQALANFYKLSPEQILVAHDELDMPTGVAKFKQGGGHGGQNGLRDIIAKLGNNKNFHRLRIGIDHPGDKNKVTGHVLGKASKSEQQSIDNAIDEAIRVIPYALAGDIAKAMNRLHSYKG, from the coding sequence ATGAGTGATATTCAGTTAATTGTTGGCCTGGGCAATCCCGGCAGCGAATACGAAAACACCCGCCATAATGCTGGTGCCTGGCTGGTTGAACGCCTGGCCGAGACGTATCGTATTCCTCTATCCGCCGATAAAAAGTTTTTTGGCAAGTCTGGCAAAGGCACTATCGATGGCAAAACCGTTTGGTTATTACTGCCCACCACCTTTATGAACGCCAGCGGTAAATCCGTTCAGGCACTGGCTAATTTTTATAAATTATCACCAGAGCAGATTTTAGTAGCTCACGATGAGCTGGATATGCCAACCGGCGTTGCCAAATTTAAGCAAGGCGGCGGCCATGGTGGGCAAAACGGATTGCGCGATATCATCGCTAAGCTAGGCAATAACAAAAACTTCCATCGTTTGCGTATTGGCATTGACCACCCGGGTGATAAAAACAAAGTCACCGGCCACGTGCTGGGTAAAGCCAGTAAAAGTGAACAGCAGTCTATCGATAATGCAATCGATGAAGCGATTCGCGTTATTCCTTATGCTCTGGCAGGCGATATCGCCAAAGCGATGAATCGACTTCATTCGTATAAAGGGTAA